The sequence GAGAAACGAACATTTGCTCAAGGGATTTTACTATCATCTTCAGGGGTAGCAGGCTTTATCGGGCCGTTGGCATTATCGCCGATCATTACAAATGCTGGATGGAAAAATGCCTATCTTATTTTAACTGTGTTGGCTGTTGCAATTGCTATTTTTTTAATTATTGCAATTCCAAGAAACGAAAAAGCGCAGGAAAAAGCAGAAGCCGTTGCAACAAAAACGGATAAGGTTTCTATTTTAGTGATTTGGTCAGATATTCGCGTTTGGGTCTTGTTTCTAAGTTCCTTTTTCATCAACTGTTTATTATATGGACTTTCAAGCTGGGTGCCGAGTTTCTTAACTGGAGAACGTGGATTAGATTTAAATGGTGCAGCTGTGATCAGCAGTGTGGGTGGCTTGTTTATGCTGATAGGTTCGATTGGCGGTAGCTATGTTGTGGGTAGATTTTTTCAACACAAGGAAAAAGCCATTGTTGCAATTACAGCTGTCTTAGGTGCGATTTCAGCATTCGGTTCTTATTATATTGGTAATCTAGTTTTATTGTCGATCGTTATGGGCTTAGCAAATTTCTTTTTGATCATCTCATTTGTTACGATGATGAGTATTCCATTGAGAATTTTTGAAGGAGCGAAATTTGCACCAAGTTACGGAACACTTGCTACAGGAGGGATTCTCGGTGGTTTTGTTTCACCAACACTCATTGGGAAATTAGTCGAATTGTCAAATGGACAATATATTTCGACCTTTATCTTCTTTTTAGCTGTTGGGCTATTAACGGCTGTGACGATCATGTTTATCAAACAAAAATAGAACCATTATTTCATTAGTGTAAAGCATAAAAATAAGCTTAAATCAAAGGGAGGAATCACTATGACAAACATTCAAGAAAAAATGCCTCAAGCAGATATGATTAAATGGAGAAGACATTTACATCGTCATCCAGAACTATCATTTCATGAAGTTGAAACAGCCAAATACATCAAAAAGGTACTAGCTGATTTTCCTAATATAGAAGTTAGTTCATTGACAGAAAATAGTGTGATCGCAATTTTAAAAGGCAATCGACCAGGCAAAACAATTGCTTTAAGAGCAGATATCGATGCACTGCCGATTGTAGAAGAATCAGATGTTGACTTTCCATCCGAAAATCCAGGTGTAATGCATGCGTGTGGTCATGATACACATACAGCCATGCTGTTAGGTGCAATCAAAGTCTTGAGCGAAATGCAGGATAAAATTGCCGGCACTGTGAAATTTATTTTCCAACCAGCCGAAGAAGAACCACCAGGTGGTGCAAAATTATTAGTTGAAGCAGGTGTGATGGATGATGTAGATATGGTATTTGGTTTGCATATCGCACCAAATATTCCAGTTGGTATGGTAGGTACTAGAAAAGGCCCTGCTAGTGCAGCTTCAGATGTCTTCACGCTGAAGATCCAAGGAAAAGGTTCCCACGGTTCAACGCCAGATTTATCTGTTGATCCAATCATGATTGGTGTAGAGATCATCAATAATTTGAACAATATTGTTTCAAGAAATATTAGTCCTTTTGACAATGCAGTTATTTCAATTGGTGAATTTAATGCAGGAAAAACAGCGAATGTCATTCCAGATACAGCACAAATCCAAGGAACTGTGCGTACAAATGATAAAGAAATTCGACAGTTTATTAAAAAGCGTATAGAAGGAATCGTTGATAGCATTTGTAAGATGTACGATGCAACATATGACTTAGACTATTTATTAGGTTACAGTGAAGTCAATAATGATAGTGATGCAACAGATATTGTTATGGCTGCAGCTGAAAAAGTTGTTGGTAAAGAGCGGATGTTTGAAGCGCCTAAAATGATGGGCGGCGAAGATTTTTCTGCGTATACAGATGTTAAGCCAGGATCATTTTTTATTTTAGGTGGGGGAACAGCGGCAGAAGGTTGCGGTTATATGAATCACCATCCTAAATTTAAAATTATGGAAGACTGTTTCCCGGTAGGATCAGGAATGCATGCACAGCTTATTTTGGATATTTTAGGACAGGGATAGAAATTTTTGAAAGATCGGGGCAAAACCAAATATTAGTTTTGTTTTCCACTTAAATCTAAATAAACGACGAGACAAAAGCAACTACTCCGCTAGGCTTCGATCACAACAAATTCTAAGTGCTAAAGCACTATGAGTTGAAGGCTTCGGAAATAAGCTGAACGCATTTGTCTCGTCTTCTTTTACATACAATAAAGCTAGTATTTAGCGGGAAACTTTGGCAAAATAGAAGATAAGAAGTTCTTAAAAATAGGAAGGTGAAAAAATGGTTGATTTGATTATGATTCTTATTTTTATTATCTGTGGGGTGCAGCTTTGGCGGGGCAAGTGGTCATGGTTGATAGCTGGATATAACACCGCAAGTGAACAAGAAAAAGCGAAAACAAACGAATGGGCTTTAGGAAAAGTAATGAGCATCATTCTTATTATTTCTGCAATGTTGATTGGATTAGGAAGGTTATTTCTCCAACTTCAGTTAGTTATTGCAATCGCAATCACCATACTTGTAGGCGGAGCGATCGCTTATATCAATACATCACCACGATTCAAAAATGAGATCTAGCAATAATAAGGAGTTGAAACGTCATGTTTATACTAATAATAGCTATTTTACTGTTCTTTTGTGTATTTATACTAATAGATAAAGAGAAAAACAAACAAAACAGTCCAATACCTCAGAAAAAGAATCCAACAACAAAACTTTCCCTTGATCAAAAAATCAAATTAGAAAAGGCAGAAAGCATGCAACAAGTTACCTCAAAGATCAGACAAATTGAAAAACAAACAATCAAGAATCTCCTATCCGTTTTGAATCATCTAAAAGAAAATACGAAGAGTTAATTTTTGTAAATAGAACTGAAACACTAAAATTCAACAATGACTAAAATAAAGTTATAATAAGACAAAGCAAACAAAATACTTAATAGAGGATGGAAAAAAATGGAAGCGAAAAAACCAAAAATATTTGCGATGTCCTTTGCCAGCGTTTACCCGCTATATATCAAAAAAGTAGAAAAAAAAGGTCGAACAAAAGAAGAAGTAGACGAAATCATCATCTGGTTAACTGGCTATGATGAAGCTGCACTACAAAAGAAAATAGCTGAAAAAGTTGATTTTGAAACGTTTTTTTCAGAAGCACCACAAATAAATCCTAATGTATCATTGATCAAAGGTGTGATCTGTGGGTATCGCGTAGAAGAAATAGAAGATGAGTTAATGCAGAAAATTCGCTATATGGATAAACTAATCGATGAATTAGCGAAAGGAAAAGCAATGGAAAAAATATTAAGAAAATAGCCAATAATAATCAGGTACATAACAAAACAGTCTTGTCAGTTTGAGCTAGAAGGGAACCAGTCTGCTTAATCGATGGGATTGTTTTTTTGTGGATTTTTAGTACTAAGCTATTCACACCTCATAAACCTCAAAAATACTTCGGATTTCTAGAGATCAACTCCTTTAATCTTAAAGTTTCTTAAAGTACGCAAAAAATAACATATAATCGAAAAAAAATACCGATATCTTATGGATATAGTACAACGTAACATCAAAATTGCTTTTTAAATCAGTCTTAGTATGTGATATTTAAGATAACGCAGACAGGAGGGGACAAACATGAAGGAAAACATTTTTACGAATGTCGAGGGAATAGCTTCTTTGATGAAGGAAATGTCTCGGCAAATCACGTAATAGAATAAAATGACATCGTTACGTAGTTTTTTATGTGAATTTATAAGCTAGTGACAAGCATAAAAAATGTTTTGAAGGTAGGTTGACAGAATATGGAGATTGGAAAATTATTAAAAATCCGCAGAGAACAAAAAAATTTAACTCAGCAGCAAGTTGCTGCAAAATTTCATGTAACAAGACAAACCGTCTCACGTTGGGAAAATGAGAAATCGTACCCTAATATCGATACATTAGTTGAATTAAGTTTCTTTTTTGATTTTTCTCTAGATGAAATTTTAAAGGGAGATGATTTGATGGTTAGTGAAGAAAGTAAACGTGATGATGAACTTTAGAATATGAAGAGTCAGCTAATCGTTGAATAGTAATAGAAGAAGCCTATATGTAAGAGTTCTTGCTCTCACATATAAGCTTCTTCTATTTTAGGCTCATCTATCAGTCATTTTCATATCCAGTTGGATGATCAGTATGCCATCTCCAAGCCCTATCAATAATCGACTCTAAATCAGTGTATTGAGGTTTCCAGCCTAAAATCGATTCGATTTTTTTACTTGAAGCAATCAAAGAATGAGGATCACCTTCTCTTCGGTTGTCGTATTTTATAGGAATCTTCTTCTGCGTATAGTCTTCGACTTTATTAATAATTTCCAATGTTGAAAAGCCAGTCGAGCTGCCGACATTGAAAATAGTACTTTCTTTTCCTTCTAGTAAATAATCCATCGCCAGTAAATGAGCATTCGCTAAATCCACCACATGTACATAATCCCGAACCGTTGTCCCATCTTTTGTATTATAATCATCTCCAAAAATGGTAATATATTCTCTTTTTCCTAAAGGAACTTCTAAAACGATGGGGATCAAATGCGTTTCTGGTTGATGATCTTCACCAATTGTCCCAGATAAATCAGCCCCAGCCACATTGAAATAGCGCACTACGACATAATTGATGTCATAGGCAGTATGGCACCACTGAATGATCGTTTCCATCATCCGCTTACTTTCTCCATAATGATTCTTAGGAAGCGTCTCAGTATCTTCTGTGATCACTTCTTCTGAAGTATCTCCGTAAACCGCTGCGGTAGAAGAGAAGATGATCGTTTTCACCGCAAATTCATTCATGACTTCTAAAAGAGTAATCAGACCTGAAACGTTATTATCAAAATAAAGTAATGGATCTTTCATGGATTCTTCCACAGACGAATTAGCGGCAAAATGAAACACAATATCAAAGGATGTTTCTGTGAAAAGATTTCTGAGTAAGGTTATGTCTTTCACATTTCCTTTGATAAAAGTTGCTGGTTTGGGGACAGCTTCAGCGTGTCCTGTTTGTAGATTATCTAGAACGATGACTTTGTGGTTTGAGTTGATTAATTGTTTGACGATATGTGAGCCGATGTAGCCAGCTCCTCCGAAGACTAAGATGTTCATTGATAACCTTCTGATTTAAGAGCTTGTCCTGTATTGAAAAAAAGTTGTATCTGCTTTCATTATAAGTTATCAAAATTTATATAGATAGATTCAACCATTGTAGTTATGAAATGATTAATAAATTCAATTGAGTAATAAAAAAAATTCGTTTGTGTTGCAAATTGTACTACTTGCAAAATGTGTCTGAGATAGTATTTTGTTAAGTGAAAAAACATCTTAAAATTAAAAATTTACTCTATTAGTTTTATATTGCTATTTCTTATCCATTATTAGCAAATTGAAAGATGTTTATTTTGGTTTATAGTTTACTGATTAAAAAAATTGTACAAAAGTCATTTTTGAAGTTTAGTCTATCGCTTAGTACTCAGTATAGATAATATATCCCCAAAATAACTGGTGTTCCCAGTTGTTATTTTTGTGAATTATTAATATCAAAGAGACATTCAATCACTGTTAAAGGGAGGTGGTATTCTAAGTACAAATGAATATGTTTGAGTGTAATAAGTACTCATTTAGAAATATTTGATATGAATAAAGTACTATCTGATTTATGGGCTAAATAGAAATGGACTCTGTTAGAAATTACTTACTCATGATATAATTGTGTTATATAGACTCACGATTTAACGAAGCGTTAGTAAATTATAGTAGGAATCAAATTATTTAAATATTTTTTTATTTTATATTATTTGATATTTGTAAGGTCTTAGAATTTGTTAGAGAGGATAATAATAAGTGAATGAAAATCAATTTGAAACAGAGTTAATAAAACATATTAAAAATATTGCTGGAACGAAACAGTGGCAGTATGAAGAAAATATCAAAACAACAGAGGCACTGTGGTTCAACTTCAAAAATATTTTGGAACAACATAATCAAAATCTGCTGGAAAAACCGCTAAGTGAAGCAGAATTTTCTCAAGTGAAAAAAGTTATTTGTGACATCAAATCACCTTATGAAGCAGGACAATTTCTATATGGACTAAATGGAGTTTCACAAATAGAAATTGATTTAGATGATGGAAGGCATGTATTTTTAACAGTTTTTGATCAAAAACAAATTGGAGCAGGTAATACAATTTATCAAGTAGTAAATCAGATTAAACGTCCGGCTGTTATTGTCGGGAAAAAAGATAGAAGGTTTGATACAACTCTTATGGTGAATGGTCTTCCAATTATCCAAATTGAAGAAAAAACTGATACTCGTGATGTTAATGAAGCATTGAATCAGATGCATCAATATGCAGATGAAAAACAGTTTCGTGATATATTTTCAACGTTACAAATTTTAGTAGCTATTACACCAAACAATGTAAAATACATGGCAAATACACCAAGCAATAAATTCAACAAAGACTTTGCATTTAATTGGCAGCGCAAAGAAGATAACATGATTGTTCGAAATTGGAAAGAATTTGCAAATTCTATGCTAAGTATTCCGATGGCTCATCAAATGGCAACAAATTTCATGATTTTGGATGGGACTAAGAATAAACAAATGCTTAAAGTCATGAGGCCGTATCAAGTATACGCCACGCAAAATGTAATGGAAAGTCTAAAAAAAGTGGACTTTGAACTAGGTGTGAATAAAATTGGCTATATTTGGCATACAACAGGTTCAGGGAAGACAATTACAAGTTTTAAGACAGCTTGGTTGGCAAGTCGAATGCCCAAGGTGGATAAAGTTGTCTTTGTTGTTGATAGGATTGCATTAACAAAACAAACAAATGAAAATTATCAGGCATACGATCCTGATGGAGATATAGATGATTCAAAAATAGGAAATGTTCAAGGAACAAATAGTACGAATGACTTAAACCAAAAGTTAAAGAGTAAAGATAATCAGATTATTGTGACCTCAGTTCAAAAATTAGGTACATTAGTAAATCGTCAAAATTTTGAATCACCTGATAAAAATATCGTTTTTATTGTAGATGAAGCACATCGTTCAACTGGTAGCAATAATTTTGCAATGATTCAAAAAGCATTTAAAAAGGCTTGTTGGATTGGTTATACTGGAACCCCAATGTTTGATGATACAACGAAAGGTTTACGTACAGAAGATATTTTTGGAGAATTATTACATGCTTATACGATTCGTGAAGCAATTTCTGATAGAAATGTCTTAGGATTTAAAGTTGATTTCGAAACAACTATTGATGAAGAACAGGTAAAATCAGATTATTTACCAAAGTTTTATAAAGAGCGATACCCAACTTGGACAGATGAAAAAATCCAAGAAAAAATTGAAAACCTATCTCCAGAAGACATGGATGATGCAGTTGAACCAAGTTTCTATGATGAAAATGCCGAACATATTAAAATGGTAGTTGAGGATATTTTTAAGAATTGGCGTAATCGATCGAATGAAGGAAGATATAATGCATTGTTTACTACTCATGTTGGTGGTGGCAAAGCCAGTACACCAATGGCGATGATGTATTTTAATGAGTTTCAACGAGTGAATGTCGAAAATAAACAGAATGGAAAGCAAACACTAAAAGTGGCGGTTACCTTTAGTCTTAACACGTCAAATAATGATTCTCAATTATTAACAAATCAAGGTTTATTTGAGGCTATTCAGGCTTACAACGATGAGTTTGGAACTAGTTTTGGAATGGATGATGTCTCTGGATACACGCAAGAAGTTACAAGCCGTTTAAATCGAACAATAACCGATAAAAAATATTTGGATATAGTCATTGTTGTGGATCAACTATTAACAGGATTTGATGCTCCTGAGTTAAATACTTTATATGTCGATAGGACACTAAAAGGTGCAGGCTTGATTCAAGCTTATTCCAGAACCAACCGTATTGCGGATCTCCAAGAAAAGCCTTGGGGACGTATTGTCAATTATCGCTGGCCTGCACAAAATGAAAAGCTAATGAATCAGGCATTGGCTATTTACGCTAATAAAGATTCTGCTATTTTGTCAGAAGAAGAGCAACGTGAGAGTAATAAAAAAGAAGGTATTGTTGCCAAACCGTTTTTAGAAGTATTTAACGAAGTAAAAAAAATAGTTGCCAAGCTTGATACTTTGACAAGTGAGTTCCAACAACTACCACCAAGTGAAAAGAAAAAAGAAAAAATGTTTGATCTTCTAAAAGAGTATAATGCGGGGATGTCTAAGTTAAAACAATATGATCCATCTGAAGTTGATGGGGATACAGTAGGGTTTAACTATGATGAGCCAGATGAGTTAGTAGCAAAACTCGGAATGACAACTGATCAAGAAGTGATGCTCTCGACAGTACTATCAAATGAGTTGAAACAACATATTGCCAAAAAGAAAGATGTTCCTTTTTATCAAATCGAATTGAAAATGACACATGTTAAAGATATCAAAGTTGACTATGATTATTTGACAGAACTTGTGGAACGCTTGTTAAATCAAGTTCATGATAAACAATATCAAGAAGCTAAAGAAACAAAAGAAAAGCTGGATCAATTTGCCGATGGTTTGGATGATAGAAAGTATGCTGAAATGATCAAAAATGCTGCGACAGCTATTTATAAAGGGCATTTCATTGTGGAGAAATATCCAGCAAAATTAAAAGAAAGTGACTCGATTATTCAACTAGCTAGCAATGTAAGTTTAGATCGCCGATTTCAAGATTTTAGAATCAAGTGGGGCATTATTGATATTGTGACGAGTGCTGAAATGCGTAAACTGTTTGAAAAACATCGTTACGGCCAACAAGACCTAGATGATACAGGACAGATTCGTGAGATTGTTTCTAAAGCTAGTATAGATTACCAAACGTTAGCACATGATGAAGCCATACAGTCTTTATCAAGGATTAAATACCGTAACGGATTACGTGCAGAAATATATAAATTAGCAGATGAGTTAACTAGAGACTAAATGCGGAGGGAAAAATATGTCAGATAATAGATTACAAACCATTACAAGTAAGCTTTGGGCTATGGCAAATGAACTACGAGGAAATATGGATGCTGGTGAATTTAAAAATTATATCTTAGCCTTTATGTTCTATCGTTATTTGTCAGAGCATCAAGAAGAGTATTTAGTGACAAATAATGTCATTGATGTTGATAAAAACGAAACAGTAAATGCAGCATATATGCGGCAAGCAGTTGGTGTAGATGCAACTGACTATTTAGATGATATTTCTTCAAGTTTAGGTTATGCAATTGCACCCAATGATACGTGGGTTTCCTTAAATGAAAAAATTGATAATTCTATGATTATTCCAAGTGACTATCAAACTATTTTTGATAATTTTAATAAAAATGTTGAACTAAATAAAGATGCAGCGCAAGATTTTAGTGGTGTATTTAATGATATAAATTTAGGGGATTCTCGTCTTGGTAATTCTACAACAGCTAGAGCAAAATCATTAAATAATATTGTGAAGTTAGTTGATGACATTGAATATAAATCTGATGAAGGGAAAGATATTTTAGGAGAAATCTATGAATATTTGATTGGTCAGTTTGCTGCAAGTGCAGGGAAAAAAGGTGGAGAGTTCTATACTCCTCATCAAATAAGTAAAATTTTAGCTAAATTAGTCACGAATAATTTAACTGAATCTGAAAACACATTCACTGTATATGATCCGACTATGGGATCGGGCTCACTACTTTTAACTGTTAGGGGAGAAGTACCAGGAGGAGACAGATCTGGGGCTGTAAAGTTCTTTGGTCAAGAATTAAATACGACTACCTATAATTTAGCTCGAATGAATTTGATGATGCATAATGTATCATATAGTAATATGACACTGAGTAATGCTGATACACTAGAAAGTGATTGGCCAGATGGTTTGGATAGTCAAGGCATTGATCGTCCTAGAAGTTTCGATGCAGTAGTTGCTAATCCTCCATATTCTGCTAAATGGGATAATACTGAATCAAAATTAAAGGATCCTCGTTTCAGTGAATATGGAAAGCTAGCACCAGGTTCAAAAGCAGATTTTGCTTTTATTTTGCATAGCATTTATCATCTGAATAGTACGGGAACCATGGCAATTGTCTTACCCCATGGAGTGTTATTTAGAGGGGCAGCGGAAGAAAAAATTCGTCAAACGTTAATTGAAAAAAACTACCTTGATGCAGTGATTGGTTTACCTGCAAACCTTTTTTACGGAACAAGTATCCCAACTACAATTTTGGTCTTTAAAAAAAATCGAAAAAAACGTGAAATTTTATTTATTGATGCAAGTAATGAGTTTGAAAAAAATAAAAATCAAAATAATTTGACTGACGAACATGTTGAAAAAATTATTCGAACTTTTCAGGAACGTAATGATATTGAAAAATATGCACATTTGGCAACACTAGAAGAAATAAAAGAGAATAGTTATAATTTAAATATTCCTCGATATGTTGATACTTTTGAAGAAGAAGAACCTATTGACATAGTTGCGCTAAGCAAGGAAATGGTCACACTAAATTCTGAAATTAAAAATGCTGAGAGTGATTTTTTATCATTATTGAATGAGTTGGCTGCAACTCCTGATGTAGCGGACATGATTAAAGCAACAAAGGCGGTATTTTCAAATGAAAGATGAGGCAAAAAATGTTCCTGTAGTCCGATTTAATGGTTTTTATGACGCTTGGGAACAGCGTAAGTTGGGAGAATTAGGAGAAGTAACTACTGGAAAAGCATTTAGTAGCACAAATTTTGATGCTCAAGGTGAGTACCTAGTAATTACAAACAAAGATATATCAGATAGTTCTAGATCACAAAATGTTATGACTGACAGAATTAGTGTTTCGGATGATGAAATAATTCAAAGGTATAATCTAGGTGGGGAAAATATTCTAGTTACGATGGATGGTGTTAATTTAGGGAAAACAGCAATGTACAGTGATGACAAAGCTTTACTTGCACAAAGAGTTGGCAGAATTAAATCCAATCAATTGGAATTTATATATCAAATAACTTCTAGCAACACTTTCTTAACGGTTATGCGGAAACTATCAGTTGGTAATGCTATTAAGCACATTTCCTTAAAACAAATTTCAGATTATTCTAGCATAGTACCTAAAGATATTGTTGAACAACAAAAAATCGGCTCTTTCTTCAAACTACTCGACAACACTATCGCTCTTCATCAACGTAAGTTAGATGCTATGAACCAGATGAAAAATGGTTTTTTGCAGCAACTGTTTCCAGAAAATGGAGAGAAATTTCCTAGAGTGAGGTTTGCTGATTTCAAAGATGAATGGGAACAGCGTAAGTTAGGAGAAGTTGGTGATTTTTATTACGGAAAGAGCGCTCCAAAATGGTCTGTTACCGAAGTCGCTACTACTCCTTGCATTAGATATGGAGAACTATATACAAAATTTGGAGCTAAAATTGATAGAATATATTCTTATACAAATATTCCAAAAGAAAATTTGAAATTCAGTAAAGGTTCTGAGGTCTTAATACCTCGTGTGGGTGAAGATCCACTAGACTTCGCAAAGTGTAGTTGGCTTACTATTCCCAACGTAGCAATAGGGGAAATGATTTCTGTTTATAACACCAATCAAAATCCACAGTTTATAGCTATTTATTTCCGTGCCAAAATGCGTCTTGAATTTGCTAAAAGAGTTGAAGGAGGAAATGTGTCAAATTTATATTATTCGTATCTTGAAAATATACTATTATCGCTCCCTCCTTCAGAAGAGCAAGTAAAAATAGCAGAACTTATTTCGCAAATAGATAATATAATTATTCTTCAGCGGAATAAATTAAATAAGCTTAATATTCTAAAAAAAGCTTATTTGCAAAACATGTTCGTATAAATCATTTCCCATCTAGCATATCAAAAACTAGATGGGAATTTTTTGTCACATTAGCATTGATAAATGTCGTATAATCTTGTCGTTATCTTGATTTTCAAGCTCCTGAATAATATGAAGATATGTTTCCTGAGTTGTTGTCATACTTGAATGTCCTAATCTATTCGCAACACTAGCAATCGAAACACCCGCAAACAATAACAATGAAGCGTGAGTATGTCGTAAACTGTGGATTGTAATGATTGGTATATTTGCACGACTACATAGTATTTTTAAGCGATTGTTAATAGTTGAATTGAATACTCTATTTTTAATAAAAATTGGTTTATTTTGTTCTTTCTTATTTATTAATTGTGAAAATTGCATTGCCAGTTGCCAGTCAATTTGAATTTTTCTATTGGAAGATTCATTTTTTGTTGGTTGAAAAGAACCATTTGACTTTTTATAATTCCAAGTTTTATTAATAATTATTTTTTGTTTGGAAAAATCAAAATCTAATGGTGTCAATGCCAATGCTTCTGAGAAGCGAAGACCTGTTTTAATGACTAATAAGATAAAATAATCCCAATTAATGTCTTCTGTTAAATCCAATTCTTTCAATAAAGCTTGTACTTCAAATTGATTTAGAAATTTTGCTTTTTTAGGTCGAGGTGTTTTTCCTTTGATAACAATTTTTCGTGTAGGATTTTGAGTAATGATACCTTCATCCACAGCATCTAAAATAGCTCCTTTAAGTTGATGATGAAAATCCATAGTAGTTTGTTTCTCATGGGTAAGGGCATAATCATTTAGCAATTGTTGATAACTATAACGATCGAGCTCTTTTAGTTTTAAGTTCGGCACAAGTTCCTGTAATTTTTGTTCTGTTACATAATATT is a genomic window of Enterococcus haemoperoxidus ATCC BAA-382 containing:
- a CDS encoding type I restriction-modification system subunit M; its protein translation is MSDNRLQTITSKLWAMANELRGNMDAGEFKNYILAFMFYRYLSEHQEEYLVTNNVIDVDKNETVNAAYMRQAVGVDATDYLDDISSSLGYAIAPNDTWVSLNEKIDNSMIIPSDYQTIFDNFNKNVELNKDAAQDFSGVFNDINLGDSRLGNSTTARAKSLNNIVKLVDDIEYKSDEGKDILGEIYEYLIGQFAASAGKKGGEFYTPHQISKILAKLVTNNLTESENTFTVYDPTMGSGSLLLTVRGEVPGGDRSGAVKFFGQELNTTTYNLARMNLMMHNVSYSNMTLSNADTLESDWPDGLDSQGIDRPRSFDAVVANPPYSAKWDNTESKLKDPRFSEYGKLAPGSKADFAFILHSIYHLNSTGTMAIVLPHGVLFRGAAEEKIRQTLIEKNYLDAVIGLPANLFYGTSIPTTILVFKKNRKKREILFIDASNEFEKNKNQNNLTDEHVEKIIRTFQERNDIEKYAHLATLEEIKENSYNLNIPRYVDTFEEEEPIDIVALSKEMVTLNSEIKNAESDFLSLLNELAATPDVADMIKATKAVFSNER
- a CDS encoding site-specific integrase, which gives rise to MTTKRRKEQMFHEYFKDWVKLYKVDAIRSITLQKYYVTEQKLQELVPNLKLKELDRYSYQQLLNDYALTHEKQTTMDFHHQLKGAILDAVDEGIITQNPTRKIVIKGKTPRPKKAKFLNQFEVQALLKELDLTEDINWDYFILLVIKTGLRFSEALALTPLDFDFSKQKIIINKTWNYKKSNGSFQPTKNESSNRKIQIDWQLAMQFSQLINKKEQNKPIFIKNRVFNSTINNRLKILCSRANIPIITIHSLRHTHASLLLFAGVSIASVANRLGHSSMTTTQETYLHIIQELENQDNDKIIRHLSMLM
- a CDS encoding restriction endonuclease subunit S, yielding MKDEAKNVPVVRFNGFYDAWEQRKLGELGEVTTGKAFSSTNFDAQGEYLVITNKDISDSSRSQNVMTDRISVSDDEIIQRYNLGGENILVTMDGVNLGKTAMYSDDKALLAQRVGRIKSNQLEFIYQITSSNTFLTVMRKLSVGNAIKHISLKQISDYSSIVPKDIVEQQKIGSFFKLLDNTIALHQRKLDAMNQMKNGFLQQLFPENGEKFPRVRFADFKDEWEQRKLGEVGDFYYGKSAPKWSVTEVATTPCIRYGELYTKFGAKIDRIYSYTNIPKENLKFSKGSEVLIPRVGEDPLDFAKCSWLTIPNVAIGEMISVYNTNQNPQFIAIYFRAKMRLEFAKRVEGGNVSNLYYSYLENILLSLPPSEEQVKIAELISQIDNIIILQRNKLNKLNILKKAYLQNMFV